Proteins encoded by one window of Leopardus geoffroyi isolate Oge1 chromosome X, O.geoffroyi_Oge1_pat1.0, whole genome shotgun sequence:
- the SOWAHD gene encoding ankyrin repeat domain-containing protein SOWAHD has product MAEPRGAANPGRKASLAATALSSRSAAPPRPPRADPSSLGRYRDHAAAAAASRDLHGSPMLSGTGSGRRRGALWELLGLQGAAPAGWLSEERAEEQSPAGPNGPGGGGGGGGLCLEPHEHAWILAAAEGRLEVLWEQLEAEPGLLLRCDPITGYTVLHWLAKHGCHEELILVYDFAQRRGLQLDVSASGSGGLTPLHLAALQGHDMVIKVLVGALGADPTRRDYSGHRACHYLRPDAPRSLRELSGAEDWETAGDRGRNNANNNSSGCAAAWTLRRTPSAVGATAVEKNYTPRKEKDYAGSRVAQIQGLFRQIFPFFQDR; this is encoded by the coding sequence ATGGCCGAGCCCCGAGGGGCCGCGAACCCGGGGCGCAAGGCCTCCCTCGCCGCCACCGCGCTGAGCTCGCGGAGCGCCGCGCCACCCCGCCCCCCGAGAGCGGACCCCAGCAGCCTGGGCAGGTACCGGGACcacgccgccgcggccgccgcctcccGGGACTTGCACGGCTCGCCGATGCTCTCGGGAACGGGCAGCGGCCGCCGGCGCGGAGCGCTGTGGGagctgctggggctgcagggggCGGCCCCCGCCGGCTGGCTGTCGGAGGAGCGCGCCGAGGAGCAGTCCCCGGCCGGGCCGAACGGtccggggggcggcggcggcggcggcgggctgTGCCTGGAGCCCCACGAGCACGCGTGGATACTGGCGGCCGCCGAGGGCCGCCTTGAGGTGCTGTGGGAGCAGCTGGAAGCCGAGCCCGGGCTGCTGCTGCGGTGCGACCCGATCACGGGCTACACGGTGCTGCACTGGCTGGCCAAGCACGGGTGCCACGAGGAGCTCATCCTGGTGTACGACTTCGCCCAGCGCCGGGGGCTGCAGCTCGACGTGAGCGCCTCGGGCAGCGGCGGCCTCACGCCCCTCCACCTGGCGGCCCTGCAGGGCCACGACATGGTCATCAAGGTGCTGGTGGGCGCCTTGGGGGCTGACCCCACGCGCCGCGACTACAGCGGCCACCGGGCCTGTCACTACCTGCGACCCGACGCGCCGCGGAGCCTGCGGGAGCTGTCGGGGGCCGAGGACTGGGAGACGGCGGGCGACAGAGGGCGGAACAACGCCAACAACAACAGCAGCGGCTGCGCCGCCGCGTGGACGCTGCGACGGACCCCGAGCGCGGTGGGCGCGACCGCCGTGGAGAAGAACTACACGCCCCGAAAGGAAAAGGACTACGCGGGCAGCCGGGTGGCGCAAATTCAGGGCCTTTTCCGCCAAATATTCCCCTTCTTCCAGGACCGGTGA